In Aegilops tauschii subsp. strangulata cultivar AL8/78 chromosome 3, Aet v6.0, whole genome shotgun sequence, one genomic interval encodes:
- the LOC109773739 gene encoding DNA-directed RNA polymerases I, II, and III subunit RPABC5: MIIPVRCFTCGKVIGNKWDHYLDLLQADYTEGDALDALGLVRYCCRRMLMTHVDLIEKLLNYNTLEKTETS, from the exons ATGATCATCCCGGTTCGCTGCTTCACCTGCGGCAAG GTGATCGGGAACAAGTGGGACCACTACCTCGATCTTCTCCAGGCCGATTACACTGAGGG GGATGCTCTGGATGCCTTGGGTTTGGTACGCTACTGCTGCCGCCGTATGCTCATGACCCATGTTGACCTCATCGAGAAGTTGCTCAACTACAACA CCCTGGAGAAGACGGAGACAAGTTGA
- the LOC109773747 gene encoding uncharacterized protein — translation MVSWSDSESTEGSAAQYISSDDSPVKIPATIDEPSFESLADDLNVICEHGNPGRKYVAFEGISTGRRFIACATESVANCGLVQWVDEHCPEHLQNAIHKLWLMYEHSQHDNRMACLEHSSTVHNLTQQKKELQETYEKLVEDVNNLLDYKDSQPEVNQKNDAENISVSVESSMTKDAEIKKLKVVVDQLKQIHIAHATVIRNLKFNHLKEKEKLSSDKRTLEICYADLKKEKDDLKKEKDKLDCCIAELMKVKEKLTMENSTLASCIVELKTAGDSNKRKLHQIKAICDED, via the exons ATGGTTTCCTGGAGCGATAGCGAGAGCACTGAGGGCTCCGCCGCGCAGTACATCTCCTCCGACGACTCCCCTGTCAAG ATCCCAGCTACAATTGATGAGCCGTCATTCGAGAGTCTTGCTGACGACCTGAATGTGATTTGTGAGCATGGGAATCCAGGGAGGAAATATGTTGCATTTGAGGGGATAAGCACTGGGAGGAGGTTCATTGCCTGTGCCACTGAA AGTGTTGCAAATTGTGGATTAGTGCAGTGGGTAGATGAGCATTGTCCAGAGCATCTGCAGAATGCTATTCATAAGCTGTGGCTTATGTATGAGCATAGCCAGCATGATAACAGGATGGCATGCCTGGAGCATTCAAGCACTGTACACAATCTCACACAGCAGAAAAAAGAGTTGCAGGAGACATATGAGAAGCTTGTTGAAGATGTGAACAACCTCTTGGATTATAAGGATAGCCAGCCTGAGGTAAACCAGAAGAATGATGCTGAGAACATTTCAGTGAGTGTGGAAAGCAGCATGACAAAGGATGCTGAGATCAAAAAATTGAAGGTTGTTGTTGACCAGTTAAAGCAAATTCATATAGCTCATGCCACTGTCATTAGGAATTTGAAGTTCAACCATCTTAAAGAGAAGGAAAAGTTGAGCTCTGATAAGAGGACTTTGGAGATTTGCTATGCTGACCTGAAGAAAGAGAAGGATGACCTGAAGAAAGAGAAGGATAAGCTGGATTGTTGCATTGCTGAGTTGATGAAAGTGAAGGAGAAGTTGACCATGGAGAATAGTACTCTTGCTTCCTGCATTGTTGAGCTCAAGACAGCAGGTGATAGCAACAAGAGGAAGCTTCACCAGATTAAGGCTATTTGTGATGAGGACTAA